Proteins from a genomic interval of Pseudomonadota bacterium:
- a CDS encoding chorismate synthase — MNSFGRVFKVSILGESHGECVGILIDGCPAGLSVPVQGFDDDLKRRMGGIEGTTPRKEPDIPLIKSGVFNRKTTGAPICILFENKNVDSSAYNSIKDTPRPGHADFTAWKKYNGFNDYRGGGHFSGRLTAGLVAAGVIAKLLIKPVKVEATLIEAGRSEDITAAVQSAMQNRDSIGGIVSCRASGLHAGLGEPFFDSVESLISHLVFSIPAIKGIEFGAGFSCARMRGSECNDEIINIKGETRTNNAGGINGGITNGNDIVFKAAVKPTSSISRMQHTVNLKTGEQVELYVKGRHDVCIALRVPVVIEAVTAIALADLMLIDSHGQVPLQDLNSSHGEREREAPNGFAVGGGDPASGTGASPGNSADTGPR; from the coding sequence ATGAATAGTTTCGGACGTGTGTTTAAAGTATCAATCCTGGGCGAGTCCCACGGAGAGTGTGTCGGTATTCTCATCGATGGCTGTCCTGCCGGACTTTCTGTTCCGGTTCAGGGGTTTGATGATGACCTGAAAAGGCGTATGGGGGGTATCGAGGGCACAACCCCGAGAAAAGAGCCGGATATCCCTCTAATAAAAAGTGGTGTATTCAACAGGAAAACCACGGGCGCCCCGATTTGTATCCTTTTTGAGAATAAGAATGTTGATTCGAGTGCTTACAATAGCATTAAAGATACACCCAGACCCGGACATGCGGATTTTACTGCCTGGAAAAAATACAACGGTTTCAACGATTACAGAGGCGGTGGACATTTCTCGGGAAGATTGACTGCAGGGCTGGTTGCTGCAGGGGTCATAGCAAAGCTGCTGATAAAACCGGTAAAGGTAGAGGCTACGCTTATAGAAGCCGGCAGGTCCGAAGATATCACGGCTGCCGTTCAATCCGCTATGCAAAACAGGGATTCTATCGGCGGTATCGTGTCATGCAGGGCGAGCGGTTTGCATGCGGGGTTGGGAGAGCCATTCTTCGATTCTGTGGAATCCCTCATAAGCCATCTGGTCTTTTCCATACCTGCCATAAAGGGCATAGAATTTGGCGCAGGTTTCTCATGCGCACGGATGCGGGGAAGCGAGTGTAACGATGAGATCATTAACATAAAAGGCGAGACAAGGACCAACAACGCCGGCGGCATCAACGGAGGCATAACAAACGGGAACGATATCGTTTTTAAGGCGGCTGTCAAGCCCACATCAAGTATATCCCGCATGCAGCATACCGTTAACCTGAAAACCGGCGAACAGGTGGAGCTTTACGTGAAAGGAAGGCATGACGTGTGCATCGCGTTGCGGGTGCCCGTTGTTATAGAGGCTGTTACCGCCATAGCGCTTGCAGACCTCATGCTTATAGATTCCCACGGGCAAGTCCCGCTGCAGGATTTAAACAGTTCACACGGTGAGCGAGAAAGGGAGGCTCCGAACGGCTTTGCCGTTGGAGGGGGCGACCCCGCAAGCGGGACAGGCGCAAGCCCCGGCAATAGTGCGGATACCGGGCCACGGTAA
- the aroA gene encoding 3-phosphoshikimate 1-carboxyvinyltransferase: protein MTKRVKSSQIDGEINAPASKSEMIRVVAAALLASGTSKIINPSFCSDGLTALGIADTLGAEILKEGDSITIEGNASLKEKCIRGNTLDCGESGLCIRMFAPVSGLLEEEITLNASGSLLKRPLKMVEALTGLGATCLTDRDFAPVQVKGRIGSGRININGFESSQFLTGLLVALPLCSGDSDITVTALKSKPYIELTIDTMRRFGVAVSHNNDLTEFHIKGDQHYKPCMCAIEGDWSGAAFFLVAGALAGSIKVKGLSPDSYQADKAVIEALIKAGAQVEVKNDYIFVAKDRLNAFEFDAGDCPDLFPPLVALGAGCAGKSVIYGVERLKHKESNRGLALVEEFSKIGIKIRIFEDRMEITGGNRRGGTVDSHNDHRIAMACAIAALAGQGDVIVERPACVSKSFPSFFEDLNSVKVKHE from the coding sequence ATGACGAAACGGGTAAAGTCCTCACAAATTGACGGCGAAATCAATGCGCCTGCTTCAAAAAGTGAGATGATCAGGGTTGTTGCCGCAGCCTTGCTCGCTTCAGGTACATCAAAAATAATCAACCCATCCTTTTGCAGCGACGGCCTGACTGCCCTTGGCATAGCGGATACACTCGGGGCTGAAATACTAAAGGAAGGAGACAGTATAACAATCGAGGGAAACGCCAGCCTGAAAGAAAAATGCATAAGAGGCAACACGCTCGATTGCGGCGAATCCGGGCTTTGTATTCGGATGTTCGCGCCTGTTTCAGGATTGCTTGAAGAGGAAATCACATTGAATGCCTCAGGCTCGTTGCTTAAAAGACCCTTAAAGATGGTTGAAGCATTGACTGGTTTAGGCGCAACGTGCTTGACAGACAGAGATTTTGCACCCGTACAGGTAAAAGGCAGGATCGGTTCAGGCAGGATTAATATAAACGGTTTTGAAAGCTCACAGTTTTTAACGGGTTTGCTGGTGGCACTTCCTCTGTGCAGCGGTGATTCCGATATCACGGTTACGGCACTGAAAAGTAAGCCCTATATCGAGTTGACGATTGATACTATGAGGAGGTTCGGTGTAGCAGTTTCCCACAACAATGACCTTACGGAATTTCATATAAAAGGTGATCAGCACTATAAACCCTGTATGTGCGCAATAGAAGGGGATTGGTCTGGCGCTGCCTTTTTTCTTGTTGCCGGGGCATTGGCAGGTTCCATAAAGGTAAAGGGTCTAAGTCCGGACTCATATCAGGCGGATAAAGCGGTGATAGAGGCGCTTATTAAGGCAGGGGCTCAGGTAGAGGTGAAAAATGACTATATTTTTGTCGCAAAAGACAGGCTGAATGCATTTGAGTTTGATGCCGGTGATTGCCCTGATCTGTTTCCTCCCCTTGTTGCCCTCGGAGCAGGATGTGCGGGCAAAAGCGTCATCTACGGGGTGGAACGCTTAAAACATAAGGAGAGCAACCGCGGCCTTGCCCTGGTTGAGGAATTTTCCAAGATCGGGATCAAGATAAGGATTTTTGAAGACCGGATGGAGATTACCGGTGGGAACAGGAGGGGCGGTACAGTGGATTCTCATAATGACCATAGAATAGCAATGGCATGCGCAATAGCTGCGCTTGCAGGGCAAGGGGATGTTATTGTAGAGAGACCGGCATGTGTTTCCAAGTCCTTTCCCTCGTTTTTTGAAGATCTGAATTCAGTGAAGGTGAAACATGAATAG
- the aroE gene encoding shikimate dehydrogenase, with the protein MSKTKIFAVTGNPVLQSRSPDIFNAAFELLSMDAVYTRFAASRPEEIIEGALDIGISGFNVTSPFKEEIVPFLDDMEEAAQRIGAVNTIIVKEGRLKGFNTDIKGVKDALHFNGVKAEGKRAFVLGAGGAAKAAVCALISEGADVVIANRTFEKARAISEELGCKVARMEHIDETLKHTDILVSCLSSKERVVKPDALKKGIVILDANYGVPTALVKDGKQRGCTIVDGREWLLFQGISAFRHFTGIEPPMEVMRKAVYRESMSCKKNIAFIGFMGAGKSTVGHGVSKQSAMSYIDIDEEIKQKTGLSIREIFEVKREGAFRQIEKKEIACIPDLSNTVISCGGGAILNRANRDILRKSCIVVWLWANIDTVLKKVGNDNGRPLLPEAHTESGIRRMLNERLPLYASTSDMIVKTDGVEPNEIIRKIYDETGKVLTN; encoded by the coding sequence ATGTCTAAGACAAAGATATTTGCCGTTACCGGAAATCCGGTTCTTCAGAGCAGGAGCCCCGATATCTTCAATGCCGCTTTTGAATTATTGTCAATGGACGCCGTATACACGCGCTTTGCAGCCTCCCGGCCTGAAGAAATCATAGAGGGTGCATTGGATATAGGCATTTCAGGCTTTAATGTAACTTCGCCTTTCAAGGAAGAGATTGTGCCCTTTCTGGACGACATGGAGGAGGCGGCGCAGAGAATAGGCGCTGTCAACACAATAATTGTAAAAGAGGGCAGGCTTAAAGGGTTCAATACGGATATTAAAGGCGTAAAAGATGCCCTTCATTTCAACGGTGTGAAAGCAGAAGGGAAAAGGGCCTTTGTGCTGGGCGCAGGCGGGGCGGCCAAGGCGGCTGTGTGTGCCCTTATTTCGGAAGGGGCGGATGTGGTGATCGCGAACCGCACGTTTGAAAAGGCAAGGGCTATTTCTGAAGAGCTGGGATGTAAAGTCGCAAGAATGGAACATATCGATGAAACGCTAAAACATACGGATATCCTCGTTTCATGCCTTTCTTCAAAAGAAAGGGTTGTAAAGCCCGATGCCCTTAAAAAAGGTATTGTCATCCTCGATGCAAACTATGGAGTGCCCACAGCACTGGTAAAGGACGGTAAACAAAGGGGTTGCACAATCGTAGACGGCAGAGAATGGCTTCTTTTTCAAGGGATATCGGCCTTCAGGCACTTTACCGGGATAGAACCTCCGATGGAGGTCATGCGGAAGGCTGTTTACAGGGAAAGCATGTCCTGTAAAAAGAACATTGCTTTCATAGGCTTTATGGGTGCCGGCAAATCTACGGTGGGTCACGGTGTTTCAAAACAGAGTGCGATGTCATACATAGATATCGATGAAGAGATAAAACAGAAGACCGGGTTATCAATACGCGAGATATTTGAAGTTAAGAGAGAAGGCGCCTTCAGACAGATTGAGAAAAAGGAGATTGCTTGTATCCCGGACCTCTCAAATACGGTAATTTCATGCGGCGGCGGGGCAATACTGAACAGGGCAAACAGGGACATACTCAGGAAAAGCTGCATTGTCGTATGGTTATGGGCAAATATCGACACTGTTTTAAAAAAAGTGGGCAACGACAACGGACGTCCGCTGCTGCCTGAAGCACATACAGAATCCGGTATCAGGAGGATGCTCAACGAGAGGTTGCCTTTATATGCAAGCACCTCCGACATGATCGTAAAGACAGACGGTGTAGAACCGAACGAGATTATAAGGAAAATATATGACGAAACGGGTAAAGTCCTCACAAATTGA